In Rhizophagus irregularis chromosome 30, complete sequence, a genomic segment contains:
- a CDS encoding Pre-mRNA-processing-splicing factor 8 translates to MFYFREAVVHTRKLLDIIVKAENKIQTRFKIGLNSKMPSHFPVHVFYCLKELGGFGMLLMRYVLILQSDLRWSKQTEIQITHFCAGILHEEDQLIPNLF, encoded by the coding sequence ATGTTTTATTTTAGAGAAGCTGTTGTACATACTCGCAAGCTTTTGGACATAATTGTGAAAGCAGAAAATAAGATTCAAACTAGATTTAAAATTGGTCTCAACAGTAAAATGCCTAGCCATTTTCCAGTACACGTTTTTTATTGTCTAAAAGAATTGGGTGGTTTTGGAATGTTGTTAATGAGATATGTGCTTATTCTTCAATCAGATCTACGCTGGAGTAAACAAACAGAAATACAGATTACGCATTTTTGTGCAGGAATATTACACGAAGAAGATCAATTGATTcctaatcttttttaa